From Vanrija pseudolonga chromosome 1, complete sequence, a single genomic window includes:
- the LRCH1 gene encoding Leucine-rich repeat and calponin y domain-containing protein 1, which yields MVVLDPFAAASKPMPNWDTIPSNPLRFAATLHSVDVNTHHPTPSSVSSSQKLPRPRRPNDAFPSSSSKSNAKHAKTHSWAASTSSHHGAVGSDEWMEERVAQCVDNAKSDLIIQDFGLQSLSTKIADLRDLVTLSHLRSPTASPSFPRPSSPLSPSLGPASPFIRDLRSPTLHHLAPSDRGFSRTQSAPASAAFFTTLRQDDTSARPRPSNALLPAVAIQAPGSVTPAAASVVGSSALVPNSTTSGRQFSRSKTGGVLRNQLRPDQRRSAPDIGVYASQNLLVSLPSALFDIRNLTVLSLRSNRLQSLPAAIGELRHLKELNISNNLIRYLPSTILDLSLEQFSAHPNRWIEAPLDAPKSTKSPAVGSRNSLITAPTRLLTQSGPVPTLAALCMTVLLSPRPPSNLAPLIDCYNWDECRVRGQHPLLDPHILSHSMPPSFGVEELGRILQSVKSACSSRAQTGRFTDPFPHSYRVPPPDDAAENPYFSPCPSPRHWNENDIVDNLNSQSRRIFLHAAEERFQWREVANVSNLPIRWLGCSPGCLEFLDDEDEEEEWPTFEVTVSRLD from the exons ATGGTTGTCTTGGACCCGTTCGCAGCGGCCTCCAAGCCAATGCCAAACTGGGACACCATTCCCTCAAACCCCCTCCGTTTTGCTGCAACCTTGCATTCTGTGGATGTCAACACGCATCACCCAACACCCTCGTCAGTCTCGTCGTCCCAGAAGTTGCCTCGACCTAGGCGACCAAACGACGCCTTTCCGTCATCGTCTTCAAAATCCAACGCCAAGCACGCGAAAACCCACAGTTGGGCCGCTTCCACCTCATCACACCATGGCGcagtcggcagcgacgagtggATGGAGGAGAGGGTAGCCCAGTGTGTCGACAATGCCAAGAGTGACCTCATTATTCA AGATTTTGGGCTTCAGTCTCTGTCAACCAAGATCGCCGACTTGCGGGACCTGGTCACACTCTCTCACCTTCGCTCTCCTACCGCATCACCATCGTTTCCTCGACCTTCATCGCCCTTGTCGCCTTCATTGGGCCCCGCCTCTCCTTTTATCAGAGACCTGCGGTCTCCAACATTGCACCATCTGGCACCGAGCGACCGTGGGTTCTCGCGAACTCAGTCTGCCCCTGCATCCGCCGCCTTCTTCACTACACTTCGACAGGATGATACTTCAGcgcgcccgaggccaagTAACGCACTTCTTCCTGCAGTGGCCATCCAGGCCCCAGGCTCTGTGACACCAGCTGCTGCTAGTGTTGTTGGAAGTTCAGCGCTGGTACCAAACAGCACAACCTCTGGACGGCAGTTTAGTCGAAGCAAGACAGGGGGAGTGCTCCGAAACCAACTGCGGCCTGACCAGCGAAGGTCCGCCCCCGACATTGGCGTCTACGCAAGTCAAAACCTTCTCGTCAG CCTTCCCAGTGCCCTGTTTGACATCCGAAATCTCACGGTGCTGAGTCTGC GGAGCAACAGGCTGCAGTCACTTCCTGCTGCTATCGGCGAACTTCGGCATCTGAAGGAGTTGAATATCAGTAACAATCTCATT CGTTATCTTCCCTCCACAATCTTGGATTTGTCTCTTGAGCAGTTCTCCGCGCACCCCAATCGCTGGATCGAGGCCCCCCTCGATGCTCCCAAGAGCACGAAATCTCCAGCTGTCGGCAGCCGCAACTCGCTTATCACTGCGCCAACTCGATTGCTCACTCAGAGTGGCCCGGTTCCAACGCTGGCCGCCCTCTGCATGACCGTGCTCTTGTCGCCTCGACCACCGTCCAATTTGGCCCCCTTGATCGACTGTTACAACTGGGACGAATGCCGTGTCCGTGGACAACATCCCCTTCTCGACCCGCACATCTTGAGTCACAGCATGCCTCCGAGCTTCGGTGTAGAGGAGCTGGGACGAATCCTTCAGAGCGTGAAGAGTGCTTGTTCAAGTCGAGCACAGACGGGACGATTCACTGATCCATTCCCTCACTCATACCGAGTCCCCCCTCCGGATGACGCGGCTGAGAACCCCTACTTTTCTCCTTGCCCATCTCCGCGGCACTGGAATGAGAACGATATTGTCGACAATCTCAACTCTCAGTCACGTCGCATCTTTTTGCATGCTGCAGAAGAACGGTTTCAATGGCGAGAGGTCGCCAACGTATCCAATCTGCCCATTCGCTGGCTGGGGTGCTCGCCAGGATGTTTAGAGTTCTTAGACGATgaagacgaagaagaagagtGGCCA ACTTTCGAGGTCACCGTCAGTCGCCTTGATTGA
- the LRCH1 gene encoding putative transporter, whose translation MSSSAGNAGQIIYKAFTPTLKMALCIVAGFITTKAGMLPPSAAKGISLVTMNISLPCLIFGSMVSAFTPHNVAAMGPLVLVAVIYEILGLLCAFIVKEIAWVPKDFRWGILVMGVVSNWGNLPTAVVQTMAREPPFNPATDVDLGVAYIAIFVLVMNTTFFGLGFHKLCAWDFTDDHAAEDLLPFKQRWRARFETVQRWLGRKKPARAEDAEIALAEPAEPEASSGHLRPILEVPSVERLDYRGAESIATSATRVGTHKASDLDSNRTTIKPRKRSFTSRMEATPRIPATAPLDSQATTAAESVQLAHSDKQYTSGSVYTRTYGNEPSPATPPNRRREWGARLMKMLRNTPPPTWAVVFGLPCSLVSPLKALLTDVPGWTGSRMPNAPDGNPPLHFILETSIFIGAIAVPMALILLGASFARLTVPSRWRDLPLTAITLMTVSKMILIPVFSVFVVQAMRKNTGLFPPQEKIRTFVAILLSGTPAAANQLVVTQIYNPAGTAHTLASFLLLQYALMFILSTGLAAIALYIVA comes from the exons ATGTCGTCCTCCGCTGGAAATGCCGGGCAGATCATCTACAAGG CCTTTACGCCTACGTTGAAGATGGCACTGTGCATCGTGGCAGGTTTCATAACCACCAAGGCAGGCATGCTTCCCCCGTCCGCCGCCAAGGGCATCAGTCTCGTCACCATG AACATCTCTCTTCCATGTCTGATCTTTGGGTCAATGGTGTCAGCCTTCACGCCGCACAATGTCGCTGCCATGGGGCCGCTGGTATTGGTGGCAGTGATCTACGAgatcctcggcctgctgtgTGCGTTTATCGTCAAGGAGATTGCCTGGGTCCCCAAGGACTTTAGATGGGGTATCCTCGTG ATGGGTGTGGTGTCCAACTGGG GAAACCTACCCACGGCGGTTGTGCAGACCATGGCGAGAGAACCACCATTCAACCCTGCCACTGACGTCGACCTTGGAGTGGCGTACATTGC CATCTTCGTTCTGGTCATGAACACGACGTTCTTCGGCCTCGGTTTCCACAAG CTCTGCGCCTGGGACTTTACGGACGACCATGCGGCCGAGGACTTGTTACCGTTCAAGCAACGATGGAGGGCGAGGTTTGAGACGGTGCAGAGATGGCTCGGGCGAAAGAAGCCGGCAAGAGCCGAGGATGCTGAGATTGCGCTTGCCGAGCCAGCAGAGCCGGAAGCGTCATCGGGACACTTGCGGCCGATCTTGGAGGTGCCGAGCGTCGAAAGACTAGACTACCGCGGGGCCGAGAGCATTGCGACCAGTGCCACAAGGGTTGGGACGCACAAGGCGTCGGATCTGGACTCGAACCGCACCACCATCAAGCCACGAAAGCGGTCGTTCACGTCGCGGATGGAGGCGACGCCACGCATtcccgccacggcgccactcGACAGCCAGGCGACCACCGCAGCCGAGTCGGTCCAGCTCGCCCACTCGGACAAGCAGTACACCTCGGGATCGGTGTACACGCGCACGTACGGCAACGAGCCCTCGCCAGCTACTCCGCCGAACCGCCGGCGCGAGTGGGGCGCAAGGCTGATGAAGATGCTCCgcaacacgccgccgccgacatggGCCGTCGTGTTCGGCCTTCCGTGCTCGCTTGTCTCTCCGTTGAAGGCTCTGCTTACAGATGTTCCTGGATGGACTGGCTCTCGGATGCCAAACGCGCCCGACGGTAACCCCCCGCTCCACTTCATCTTGGAGACATCCATCTTCATTGGGGCGATCGCAGTTCCGATGGCCCTGattctcctcggcgcgagcTTTGCTCGTCTGACG GTCCCTTCGCGTTGGCGTGATCTTCCATTAACGGCCATTACGCTCATGACTGTGTCAAAGA TGATTTTAATCCCAGTGTTTAGCGT ATTTGTCGTCCAGGCTATGCGGAAGAACACCGGACTCTTCCCCCCACAGGAGAAAA TCCGAACATTTGTGGCGATCCTTCTCTCAGGTAcacccgctgctgccaaccAGCTGGTAGTCACACAGATCTACAACCCAGCTGGGACAGCTCATACGTTGGCAAGCTTCTTGCTCTTACAGT ACGCACTAATGTTCATCTTGTCAAC TGGCCTGGCAGCCATTGCCTTGTACATCGTAGCATAG
- the LRCH1 gene encoding putative transporter, whose amino-acid sequence MSSSAGNAGQIIYKAFTPTLKMALCIVAGFITTKAGMLPPSAAKGISLVTMNISLPCLIFGSMVSAFTPHNVAAMGPLVLVAVIYEILGLLCAFIVKEIAWVPKDFRWGILVMGVVSNWGNLPTAVVQTMAREPPFNPATDVDLGVAYIAIFVLVMNTTFFGLGFHKLCAWDFTDDHAAEDLLPFKQRWRARFETVQRWLGRKKPARAEDAEIALAEPAEPEASSGHLRPILEVPSVERLDYRGAESIATSATRVGTHKASDLDSNRTTIKPRKRSFTSRMEATPRIPATAPLDSQATTAAESVQLAHSDKQYTSGSVYTRTYGNEPSPATPPNRRREWGARLMKMLRNTPPPTWAVVFGLPCSLVSPLKALLTDVPGWTGSRMPNAPDGNPPLHFILETSIFIGAIAVPMALILLGASFARLTAMRKNTGLFPPQEKIRTFVAILLSGTPAAANQLVVTQIYNPAGTAHTLASFLLLQYALMFILSTGLAAIALYIVA is encoded by the exons ATGTCGTCCTCCGCTGGAAATGCCGGGCAGATCATCTACAAGG CCTTTACGCCTACGTTGAAGATGGCACTGTGCATCGTGGCAGGTTTCATAACCACCAAGGCAGGCATGCTTCCCCCGTCCGCCGCCAAGGGCATCAGTCTCGTCACCATG AACATCTCTCTTCCATGTCTGATCTTTGGGTCAATGGTGTCAGCCTTCACGCCGCACAATGTCGCTGCCATGGGGCCGCTGGTATTGGTGGCAGTGATCTACGAgatcctcggcctgctgtgTGCGTTTATCGTCAAGGAGATTGCCTGGGTCCCCAAGGACTTTAGATGGGGTATCCTCGTG ATGGGTGTGGTGTCCAACTGGG GAAACCTACCCACGGCGGTTGTGCAGACCATGGCGAGAGAACCACCATTCAACCCTGCCACTGACGTCGACCTTGGAGTGGCGTACATTGC CATCTTCGTTCTGGTCATGAACACGACGTTCTTCGGCCTCGGTTTCCACAAG CTCTGCGCCTGGGACTTTACGGACGACCATGCGGCCGAGGACTTGTTACCGTTCAAGCAACGATGGAGGGCGAGGTTTGAGACGGTGCAGAGATGGCTCGGGCGAAAGAAGCCGGCAAGAGCCGAGGATGCTGAGATTGCGCTTGCCGAGCCAGCAGAGCCGGAAGCGTCATCGGGACACTTGCGGCCGATCTTGGAGGTGCCGAGCGTCGAAAGACTAGACTACCGCGGGGCCGAGAGCATTGCGACCAGTGCCACAAGGGTTGGGACGCACAAGGCGTCGGATCTGGACTCGAACCGCACCACCATCAAGCCACGAAAGCGGTCGTTCACGTCGCGGATGGAGGCGACGCCACGCATtcccgccacggcgccactcGACAGCCAGGCGACCACCGCAGCCGAGTCGGTCCAGCTCGCCCACTCGGACAAGCAGTACACCTCGGGATCGGTGTACACGCGCACGTACGGCAACGAGCCCTCGCCAGCTACTCCGCCGAACCGCCGGCGCGAGTGGGGCGCAAGGCTGATGAAGATGCTCCgcaacacgccgccgccgacatggGCCGTCGTGTTCGGCCTTCCGTGCTCGCTTGTCTCTCCGTTGAAGGCTCTGCTTACAGATGTTCCTGGATGGACTGGCTCTCGGATGCCAAACGCGCCCGACGGTAACCCCCCGCTCCACTTCATCTTGGAGACATCCATCTTCATTGGGGCGATCGCAGTTCCGATGGCCCTGattctcctcggcgcgagcTTTGCTCGTCTGACG GCTATGCGGAAGAACACCGGACTCTTCCCCCCACAGGAGAAAA TCCGAACATTTGTGGCGATCCTTCTCTCAGGTAcacccgctgctgccaaccAGCTGGTAGTCACACAGATCTACAACCCAGCTGGGACAGCTCATACGTTGGCAAGCTTCTTGCTCTTACAGT ACGCACTAATGTTCATCTTGTCAAC TGGCCTGGCAGCCATTGCCTTGTACATCGTAGCATAG